A region of Acidobacteriota bacterium DNA encodes the following proteins:
- the gyrA gene encoding DNA gyrase subunit A: MDNQKLAVNIEDEMRRSYLDYAMSVIIGRALPDVRDGLKPVHRRILYSMNEKGLTPGKPYKKSANVVGDVLGAYHPHGDSAVYDTMVRMAQDFSLRYPLIDGQGNWGSIDGDSAAAYRYTEARLERIATEMLADIEKETVKFVPNYDESRQEPTVLPTRIPNLLINGSDGIAVGMATKIPPHNINEIIEATIHLIQHPKASTAELMKMVPGPDFPTGGFIYGRDGIKQAYETGRGVLQLRARAAIDRIGRGSQERDAIVITEIPFQVNKSKLIEQIADLVNEKRVEGISEIRDETDRESSAQKKVRIVIELKRDAIPQIILNKLYKLTQMQISFGIINLAIANGQPKILSLIETLNEFITFRREVVRNRTMYELKKAKLRAHILEGLMKAIDIIDEIIKHIRGSKSVEDAKGGLITKFKFSDIQAQAILDMQLRRLAALERQKLIDEYEELIKLIAELEEILNSETALRRVIIKEMREVQKAYADERRTQIVDSGVELTLEDLIADEDVVITLTHSGYVKRTPLTTYKAQRRGGTGRKGMSTKSEDVVSHLFIASTHSYLMVFTTQGQVYKLKVHEIPDSQAAGRGKAIVNLINLPSNEKIAGVIPVREFAQGQFAVMVTRKGVIKKTELSEFANIRSNGIIAIGVDEGDELISVEITDGKKKIFLATHEGQAICFEEDEVRNMGRQARGVRGITLRDDDYVVGVVAVSGDQQMLSVTENGFGKQTRLSEYRVTGRGGKGVINIKVTEKTGKVVAVMPVTKDSEVLIITSQGKLIRIEAETIRATGRSAQGVKLIDASGGDTVASASLVEQQSGDINDEDK; encoded by the coding sequence ATGGATAATCAGAAATTAGCGGTCAATATCGAAGATGAAATGCGGCGTAGCTATCTGGATTACGCCATGTCGGTCATCATCGGGCGCGCTTTGCCCGATGTGCGCGATGGGTTGAAGCCCGTTCACCGGCGAATCCTTTACTCTATGAACGAGAAGGGGTTAACGCCCGGCAAGCCCTATAAAAAATCCGCCAACGTAGTCGGAGATGTGCTTGGCGCGTATCACCCGCACGGAGATTCTGCCGTGTATGACACGATGGTGCGCATGGCGCAGGATTTTTCGCTGCGCTACCCGTTGATTGACGGGCAGGGAAATTGGGGCAGCATTGATGGCGATTCGGCGGCGGCGTATCGGTACACCGAAGCAAGGCTGGAACGCATCGCCACGGAAATGTTGGCGGACATTGAAAAAGAAACCGTCAAGTTCGTCCCAAACTATGACGAATCGCGCCAGGAACCAACCGTCCTGCCGACGCGCATTCCGAACCTCTTGATCAATGGTTCGGACGGAATCGCCGTCGGAATGGCGACCAAAATCCCGCCGCACAACATCAACGAAATTATTGAAGCGACCATCCATCTGATTCAACATCCGAAAGCTTCAACTGCGGAATTGATGAAGATGGTTCCGGGGCCGGACTTTCCGACCGGCGGATTCATTTACGGACGCGATGGCATCAAGCAGGCGTACGAAACCGGACGCGGCGTGTTGCAATTACGCGCTCGCGCGGCAATTGATCGAATCGGGCGAGGATCGCAGGAACGCGACGCCATCGTCATCACGGAAATTCCGTTCCAGGTCAACAAATCCAAGCTGATTGAACAGATTGCCGATCTGGTCAATGAAAAGCGCGTCGAGGGCATCAGCGAAATTCGCGACGAAACCGACCGCGAATCTTCGGCGCAGAAAAAAGTTCGCATCGTCATCGAACTCAAACGCGACGCCATTCCGCAGATCATTCTGAACAAGCTGTACAAGCTGACCCAGATGCAAATCTCGTTCGGAATCATCAACCTGGCGATTGCCAACGGCCAGCCCAAAATTCTCTCGCTGATTGAAACGCTCAATGAATTCATCACCTTCCGCCGCGAAGTCGTGCGTAATCGCACGATGTACGAACTGAAAAAAGCCAAGTTGCGCGCGCACATCTTGGAAGGCTTGATGAAGGCAATTGACATCATTGACGAGATCATCAAGCACATTCGCGGATCGAAGTCAGTAGAAGACGCCAAAGGCGGTTTGATCACCAAATTCAAATTCAGCGACATACAAGCGCAGGCGATTTTGGATATGCAGCTTCGCCGCCTGGCGGCGCTGGAACGGCAAAAGCTGATTGATGAATACGAAGAACTGATCAAGCTGATTGCGGAGTTGGAAGAAATTCTGAACAGCGAAACTGCGTTGCGGCGCGTGATCATCAAAGAAATGCGCGAGGTTCAAAAGGCCTATGCCGACGAACGACGCACGCAGATTGTGGACAGCGGCGTCGAATTGACGCTGGAAGATTTGATTGCCGACGAAGACGTGGTTATCACCTTGACGCATTCCGGCTATGTTAAACGTACGCCGCTGACGACATACAAAGCGCAACGTCGCGGCGGAACCGGGCGCAAAGGCATGAGCACGAAATCCGAAGATGTGGTTTCGCATTTGTTCATCGCTTCGACGCACAGCTACTTGATGGTCTTCACCACGCAAGGCCAGGTTTATAAGCTGAAAGTTCATGAAATTCCGGATTCCCAAGCTGCCGGGCGAGGCAAGGCAATCGTCAATCTGATCAATTTACCGAGCAATGAAAAGATCGCGGGCGTGATCCCAGTGCGCGAATTTGCCCAAGGGCAATTTGCCGTGATGGTCACGCGCAAAGGCGTCATCAAGAAAACGGAGCTTTCGGAATTCGCCAACATTCGTTCGAACGGCATCATTGCCATTGGCGTGGATGAAGGTGATGAATTGATTTCCGTGGAAATCACCGACGGCAAAAAGAAAATTTTCCTCGCTACGCACGAAGGCCAGGCGATTTGCTTTGAGGAAGACGAAGTTCGCAATATGGGGAGGCAAGCCCGCGGGGTGAGAGGAATTACGCTTCGTGACGATGATTATGTCGTCGGCGTCGTGGCTGTTTCCGGTGATCAACAAATGCTCAGCGTGACGGAAAATGGATTTGGAAAGCAAACGCGATTAAGTGAATACCGCGTTACCGGCAGAGGCGGCAAAGGTGTCATTAACATCAAAGTCACCGAAAAGACCGGAAAAGTCGTCGCCGTCATGCCTGTCACCAAAGACAGCGAAGTGCTGATCATCACTTCGCAGGGCAAGTTGATTCGCATCGAGGCGGAAACGATTCGTGCCACGGGACGTAGCGCCCAAGGCGTCAAACTGATTGACGCTTCCGGCGGTGACACCGTCGCCAGCGCCTCCCTGGTCGAACAGCAAAGCGGCGATATAAATGATGAGGATAAGTAG
- a CDS encoding ferric reductase-like transmembrane domain-containing protein, protein MSHAYTSVGWNRQKKIYDGVIVASIAVYLSVFVGLGAFARPNATIETLFIRGLGTCALLMLHVILCIGPLCRLFPRLLPLLYNRRHLGVTMFLVALAHGSFSIFQFHTLGELNPLVSVLVSNTRYNSLSNFPFQPLGLLALLILFLMAATSHDFWLANLTAPVWKRLHMLVYVAYGLIVAHVLLGVLQAETNPLLAMLLGIGMVMVLGLHLAAGWREKELDQPKSSVKLENGFVDVCSVEEIENNCARIVSLTGERVAVFKYDGKISALSNVCQHQNGPLGEGRIIDGCVTCPWHGYQYLPDSGASPPPFAEKVPTFNVKVVGDRVLVDPKPNAPGTKVEPASI, encoded by the coding sequence ATGAGCCACGCCTATACATCGGTCGGCTGGAACCGGCAAAAAAAGATTTACGATGGCGTGATCGTGGCGAGTATAGCGGTGTATCTGTCAGTGTTTGTTGGACTCGGAGCCTTCGCCCGGCCAAACGCGACGATTGAAACGCTGTTTATCCGAGGACTCGGAACCTGCGCGTTGTTGATGCTGCATGTGATCTTGTGCATCGGGCCGCTGTGCCGTTTGTTTCCGCGATTGTTGCCGCTGTTGTACAACCGTCGTCATCTCGGCGTGACAATGTTCCTGGTTGCGCTGGCGCACGGGAGCTTTTCAATTTTTCAATTCCATACACTTGGCGAATTGAACCCGCTGGTCAGCGTTCTGGTCAGCAACACGCGATACAACAGTTTGAGCAATTTCCCGTTTCAACCGCTTGGGCTTCTGGCGTTGCTGATTCTGTTTTTGATGGCGGCGACCAGCCACGATTTCTGGTTGGCGAATTTGACTGCGCCGGTTTGGAAACGGCTGCACATGCTGGTTTACGTGGCTTATGGGTTGATCGTCGCGCACGTTTTGCTGGGCGTGTTGCAAGCGGAAACCAATCCGCTGCTGGCAATGCTGCTGGGCATTGGAATGGTGATGGTCTTGGGATTGCATCTGGCTGCCGGGTGGCGGGAAAAGGAGTTGGATCAGCCGAAATCCTCCGTAAAATTGGAAAATGGTTTTGTGGATGTATGCAGCGTCGAAGAGATTGAAAACAACTGCGCCAGGATCGTTTCGCTGACCGGGGAGCGAGTTGCTGTTTTCAAATACGACGGCAAAATTTCGGCGCTTTCCAATGTCTGTCAGCATCAAAACGGCCCTTTGGGTGAAGGGCGCATTATTGACGGTTGCGTGACCTGCCCCTGGCACGGGTATCAATACTTGCCGGATTCAGGAGCTTCGCCGCCGCCGTTTGCGGAAAAGGTTCCAACCTTCAACGTCAAAGTTGTCGGCGACAGAGTCCTGGTTGATCCCAAACCAAACGCGCCCGGCACAAAAGTAGAACCTGCCAGCATTTGA
- a CDS encoding tetratricopeptide repeat protein yields MIFSSACSSKAQLERAQAAWDSGDYAGAAELYEEFLKQNPQGDKNGFARLQAATICRRDLKQYDRAIQHYLHFIEDFPKSPELYKAKLSLAECYFATQKYREAIGEYESALPLATDTKEKRRVRLMIADQYYELKDLGQALAEYQKVVKDAAYDELCEKAYLQIGGIHLLRDEFDEAVPVYQNVVQYTQDPPLRRTARIRLADCYERIFEYDQAIQTLKETEPDPASPNYIPQRIAAIQEQQRQRNLSPQTTLNWKKK; encoded by the coding sequence TTGATTTTTTCATCGGCCTGTTCGAGCAAAGCACAGCTTGAACGTGCCCAGGCGGCGTGGGATAGTGGCGATTATGCGGGCGCTGCGGAGTTGTACGAAGAGTTTCTGAAGCAAAATCCACAAGGGGATAAAAACGGTTTTGCGCGATTGCAGGCGGCGACAATCTGCCGCCGGGATCTGAAACAATATGACCGTGCGATCCAGCATTACCTGCATTTCATTGAAGACTTTCCAAAATCGCCTGAGCTTTACAAGGCAAAATTGAGTTTGGCGGAATGTTATTTCGCCACGCAAAAATATCGTGAAGCCATAGGGGAATACGAAAGCGCGCTTCCCTTGGCGACCGACACCAAGGAAAAACGCCGCGTCAGATTGATGATTGCCGACCAATATTACGAATTGAAAGACCTCGGACAGGCTTTGGCGGAATACCAGAAAGTAGTGAAGGACGCCGCGTACGACGAGCTATGCGAAAAGGCTTATCTGCAAATTGGCGGCATTCATTTGTTGCGCGACGAATTTGACGAAGCGGTTCCTGTTTATCAAAACGTGGTTCAATATACACAGGATCCTCCGCTCAGGCGCACCGCGCGAATTCGTCTGGCGGATTGTTACGAACGCATTTTTGAATACGATCAGGCAATTCAGACTTTGAAAGAAACGGAACCTGATCCGGCTTCGCCGAATTACATTCCACAGCGAATTGCCGCCATTCAAGAGCAACAGCGCCAACGGAACCTTTCCCCGCAAACGACATTGAACTGGAAAAAGAAATAA
- a CDS encoding TlpA family protein disulfide reductase has protein sequence MKQRLMNFSFGILLLAVLCCPLATAQLPTEPTLDQVKAEKFLVKTLNGKKIELNKLLGEGKPVVLDIWATWCGPCRQEIPHLVELAAQYKKDGLIVIGLTVEDSNTQRERVKSFVKEFGMNYEVGFASEQFYRAFNGGSAAMRIPQTLVFGQDGKLVKRLIGYNNQLGRQTLTSAVTEAVGRNKTSRDGQ, from the coding sequence ATGAAGCAGAGATTGATGAATTTTTCGTTTGGGATTTTGTTGCTGGCCGTTTTGTGTTGCCCTCTGGCCACAGCACAATTGCCGACTGAACCAACTTTGGATCAAGTCAAAGCTGAAAAGTTTCTGGTAAAGACGTTGAACGGTAAAAAAATCGAACTCAACAAGTTGCTGGGCGAAGGGAAGCCCGTTGTATTGGATATCTGGGCGACGTGGTGTGGCCCTTGTCGCCAGGAAATTCCGCATCTGGTTGAGCTTGCTGCGCAGTATAAAAAAGATGGCTTAATCGTCATCGGGCTAACGGTTGAAGATTCCAACACGCAGCGCGAACGGGTCAAATCATTCGTCAAGGAATTCGGCATGAACTATGAGGTTGGATTTGCTTCCGAACAGTTTTACCGAGCCTTTAACGGAGGTTCCGCGGCGATGCGAATTCCGCAAACTCTTGTGTTCGGCCAAGACGGCAAGTTGGTGAAACGCCTGATCGGATACAACAACCAACTCGGCAGGCAAACACTGACTTCGGCGGTGACGGAAGCTGTGGGCCGAAACAAAACCTCTCGTGACGGCCAGTGA
- a CDS encoding phosphoribosylanthranilate isomerase produces MNQAKLKVCGITSLEDALAAIECGAEFLGFNFYRKSPRYIAPEAARAIIEQLPSEITTVGIFVNEAQPKDVIQILQISSVQLAQLHGDEGATYCEAVGAERVVKALRVGEGFDVRQVQDYPAWAILFDAFDKNLYGGTGKTANWEVAREAAKLTRLFLAGGLSPENVAEAIRSVEPFAVDVNSGVESAPGKKDGARLKQLKEEMERIQ; encoded by the coding sequence ATGAATCAAGCGAAGCTGAAAGTCTGCGGAATCACTTCGCTAGAAGACGCTCTTGCGGCAATTGAATGCGGCGCGGAATTTTTGGGCTTCAACTTTTACCGCAAAAGCCCGCGTTACATCGCGCCGGAAGCTGCGCGGGCGATCATTGAACAGTTGCCCAGCGAAATTACGACCGTTGGTATTTTCGTCAACGAAGCTCAGCCAAAGGATGTGATCCAAATTTTGCAAATCAGCAGCGTGCAATTGGCGCAACTTCACGGCGACGAAGGTGCCACGTATTGCGAAGCCGTTGGAGCCGAGCGCGTCGTTAAGGCGTTGCGAGTTGGCGAAGGCTTCGATGTACGGCAGGTTCAGGATTATCCGGCGTGGGCGATTCTGTTCGATGCTTTTGACAAGAATCTTTACGGCGGCACAGGAAAGACGGCGAATTGGGAAGTGGCGCGTGAAGCCGCGAAATTAACTCGGTTATTTTTGGCTGGCGGTTTGTCGCCGGAAAACGTCGCCGAAGCGATCCGGTCAGTCGAGCCGTTTGCCGTGGATGTGAACAGCGGCGTCGAAAGCGCTCCAGGAAAGAAAGACGGCGCCAGGTTGAAACAACTGAAAGAGGAGATGGAGAGAATTCAATGA
- the trpB gene encoding tryptophan synthase subunit beta — protein MSFSALPDASGHFGPYGGSFVPETLMYALDELKTAYAVAKDDPTFQEEFHRLLREFVGRPTPITFAERLTQHLGGAQIYLKREDLNHTGAHKINNALGQILLAKRMGKRRIIAETGAGQHGVATATVCAWAGLECVVYMGTEDMRRQALNVFRMRLLGAEVRGVDSGSKTLKDAINEALRDWVTNVGDTHYLLGSVLGPHPYPMMVRDFQSVIGREAKRQMLERTRRLPDYLVACVGGGSNAMGLFYEFLNDKDVKMIGVEAGGRGLTLGEHAARFLEEGGGRIGVLQGTRSYVLQDDRGQIALTHSISAGLDYASVGPEHSYLHDLKRAEYVFANDDEALAAFQLLARLEGIIPALESSHAIAEVVKLAPRLAPEEIILVNLSGRGDKDVHTVADALNEKL, from the coding sequence ATGAGCTTTTCTGCTTTGCCAGACGCAAGCGGACACTTTGGGCCTTACGGCGGCAGTTTTGTGCCGGAAACCTTGATGTACGCGCTGGATGAATTGAAAACCGCCTACGCCGTGGCGAAAGACGATCCGACGTTTCAGGAAGAGTTTCATCGGTTGCTGCGCGAATTCGTCGGGCGACCGACGCCAATTACTTTTGCTGAACGGCTGACGCAGCATCTTGGCGGCGCGCAGATTTACTTGAAACGCGAAGACCTGAACCACACGGGCGCGCACAAAATCAACAACGCGCTGGGGCAAATCCTGCTGGCTAAACGGATGGGCAAACGCCGCATCATTGCCGAAACCGGCGCTGGACAGCACGGCGTAGCGACGGCGACGGTTTGCGCCTGGGCGGGATTGGAATGCGTCGTGTACATGGGCACCGAAGATATGCGGCGGCAGGCGCTGAACGTCTTTCGCATGCGATTGCTGGGCGCGGAAGTGCGCGGCGTGGATTCGGGCAGCAAAACCTTGAAAGACGCAATCAACGAAGCGCTGCGCGATTGGGTGACGAACGTAGGTGACACGCATTACCTGCTCGGTTCGGTGTTGGGGCCGCATCCGTATCCGATGATGGTGCGCGATTTTCAAAGCGTAATTGGCCGCGAAGCGAAGCGACAGATGTTGGAACGAACCAGGCGGCTGCCGGATTATCTGGTCGCCTGTGTGGGCGGCGGCAGCAACGCCATGGGGTTGTTTTATGAATTCCTGAATGACAAAGACGTTAAAATGATTGGCGTTGAAGCGGGGGGACGCGGGCTTACGCTCGGTGAACACGCCGCGCGGTTTTTGGAAGAAGGCGGCGGGCGCATTGGCGTATTGCAAGGCACGCGCAGTTATGTGTTGCAGGATGATCGCGGGCAAATTGCGCTGACGCATTCGATTTCCGCCGGGCTGGATTACGCCAGCGTCGGGCCGGAGCATTCGTATCTTCACGATTTGAAACGCGCAGAATATGTGTTTGCCAATGACGATGAAGCTTTGGCGGCATTTCAGTTGCTGGCAAGGCTGGAAGGAATCATCCCGGCGCTGGAATCTTCTCACGCGATTGCCGAAGTCGTGAAGCTGGCTCCGCGGCTTGCGCCGGAGGAAATCATTCTGGTCAATCTTTCCGGTCGTGGCGATAAAGATGTTCACACCGTCGCTGATGCGCTGAACGAGAAATTGTAA
- a CDS encoding TlpA family protein disulfide reductase gives MFQSNFSPHRISRYIGLLAIIVLTSCSSGSVVSDSSTASSSYRPPASLRGQLDSKVNEVSVPMLKGDSVKFGDLVGSNKVVLVNFWATWCGPCRREIPDLIALHKQFKDKGVEIVGLTVEDPQMERGRVEMFTQQFSMDYRIGFSPRDMFGMFNVANGNDPRMPIPQTFIFGKNGKVIDSLPGFRPDFRTWAEGAINHALSTT, from the coding sequence ATGTTTCAATCAAATTTTTCACCTCATCGGATTTCCCGCTATATTGGCTTGCTGGCAATCATTGTTTTAACGTCCTGCTCCAGCGGAAGCGTGGTCAGCGATTCTTCGACAGCAAGCAGCAGTTACCGTCCGCCAGCGAGTTTGCGGGGGCAGCTTGATTCCAAGGTCAATGAGGTCAGCGTGCCAATGCTGAAAGGCGACAGCGTCAAATTCGGCGATTTGGTGGGCAGTAATAAAGTCGTTCTGGTTAATTTCTGGGCGACTTGGTGCGGACCATGCCGCCGCGAAATTCCGGATTTGATTGCGCTCCACAAACAGTTCAAAGACAAAGGCGTCGAAATCGTCGGTTTGACCGTTGAAGATCCGCAAATGGAGCGTGGGCGCGTGGAGATGTTTACCCAGCAGTTTTCTATGGATTACCGGATTGGGTTTTCACCTCGCGACATGTTCGGCATGTTTAACGTGGCCAATGGCAATGATCCGCGTATGCCGATTCCACAAACCTTTATCTTCGGCAAAAATGGCAAAGTCATAGATAGTTTGCCTGGATTTCGGCCAGATTTCCGCACCTGGGCTGAAGGCGCGATTAATCACGCGCTCAGTACCACATAA